A section of the Arcobacter roscoffensis genome encodes:
- a CDS encoding cryptochrome/photolyase family protein, whose protein sequence is MKQILWFRRDLRVTNSALLSKAKDEVMPIFIFDTDILNSLDKEDKRVSFIYKSVLSLKKQLKALGLDLAIFYGKPIEIFSKLKPLGFDEILCSCDFDDYAKKRDEQVDKIITLRRYSDSYIIKPWNALKKDGTPYKVFTPFYKNLSFIWESDALEEFEVNKDLKLITYDYEQVASLESMGFDEVELPSFLNKTAHELIEEFSSKIEDYEEQRDIFYKSATSSLAVHLRFGLISSVEVFNKIKKLKGANIEFFIRELFWREFYNYILFHFPKSEFENFNGLEVSWNQNEEDFERWCEGKTGVPLIDAAMIHFNKTGTMHNRLRMIVSSFLTKNLLIDWKKGERYFASKLLDYDASSNIGSWQWAASTGADSVPYFRIFNPYTQSAKFDKEGLFIKSVIPELKDVDPKLFHKEGALANSLFVDYIKPIVSIELSRKRALEAFKGAKNEKA, encoded by the coding sequence ATGAAACAGATTTTATGGTTTAGAAGAGACCTTAGAGTTACAAATAGTGCATTGCTTAGTAAAGCAAAAGATGAAGTAATGCCTATTTTTATCTTTGATACTGATATTTTAAACTCACTTGATAAAGAAGATAAAAGAGTGAGTTTTATTTATAAATCAGTGCTTAGCTTAAAAAAACAGTTAAAAGCTTTGGGATTGGATTTAGCTATTTTTTATGGAAAACCAATAGAGATTTTCTCAAAGCTTAAACCCTTAGGTTTTGATGAGATTTTATGTTCATGTGATTTTGATGATTATGCAAAAAAAAGAGATGAACAAGTTGATAAAATCATTACACTTAGAAGATATAGTGATTCATATATTATTAAACCTTGGAATGCTTTAAAAAAAGATGGAACACCCTATAAGGTATTTACACCTTTTTATAAAAACCTTTCATTTATTTGGGAAAGTGATGCCCTAGAAGAGTTTGAAGTAAATAAAGATTTAAAATTAATAACTTATGATTATGAACAAGTAGCAAGTTTAGAGAGTATGGGCTTTGATGAGGTGGAACTTCCTTCTTTTTTAAATAAAACTGCCCATGAATTAATAGAGGAGTTCTCTTCTAAAATTGAAGATTATGAAGAGCAAAGGGATATTTTTTATAAAAGTGCTACTTCATCTTTAGCTGTTCATTTAAGGTTTGGACTTATCTCTTCTGTAGAGGTTTTTAATAAAATTAAAAAATTAAAAGGTGCAAATATTGAGTTTTTTATAAGAGAGCTTTTTTGGAGAGAGTTTTATAACTATATACTTTTTCATTTTCCAAAAAGTGAATTTGAGAATTTCAATGGTCTAGAAGTTTCATGGAACCAAAATGAAGAGGATTTTGAGAGATGGTGTGAAGGTAAAACAGGAGTTCCCTTAATAGACGCAGCAATGATTCACTTTAATAAAACAGGAACAATGCATAATAGATTAAGAATGATAGTATCTTCATTTTTAACAAAAAATCTACTAATTGATTGGAAAAAGGGTGAGAGATATTTTGCTTCTAAACTTTTAGATTATGATGCAAGTTCAAACATAGGTTCATGGCAATGGGCAGCTAGTACTGGTGCTGATAGTGTCCCTTATTTTAGGATTTTCAATCCATATACACAAAGTGCTAAGTTTGATAAAGAAGGTTTATTTATCAAAAGTGTAATTCCAGAACTTAAAGATGTAGACCCAAAACTATTTCATAAAGAAGGTGCACTCGCAAATAGTTTGTTTGTAGATTATATAAAGCCTATAGTATCAATTGAGCTTTCAAGAAAAAGAGCATTAGAGGCTTTTAAAGGAGCTAAAAATGAAAAAGCTTGA
- a CDS encoding YbgA family protein codes for MKLGVSACLMGSMCRYDGTNSKDGFIVNTLGNYFDFEPYCPEAEVFGTPRPTIRLVERDNDIRVVTTYDKVDLTDTLDESCEKNANRIENDYLCGFILKASSPTCGMERVKVYKEINAPSEKKGVGRFAALIKEKYPYLPVEEEGRLKDAWLRENFLMQIFAYRNLHEFIDSKPTFKDLVQFHTDYKYLIYSKSTEAYKELGNIVANHDKKDVEDILEDYKLAFLKAINEKGNIKKTYNVLLHIFGYFKKLISKEEKEEILESIEDYKSKLIPLIAVIKIINVYTRRFDVQYLKTQKFLNPYPKELALRSDVKAYK; via the coding sequence ATGAAACTAGGAGTGTCAGCTTGTTTAATGGGGAGCATGTGTAGATATGATGGGACAAATTCTAAAGATGGTTTTATAGTAAATACCTTAGGTAATTATTTTGATTTTGAGCCATACTGTCCTGAAGCAGAAGTATTTGGAACACCAAGACCAACAATAAGGTTAGTTGAAAGAGACAATGATATAAGAGTTGTAACGACTTATGATAAAGTTGATTTAACAGATACCTTGGATGAATCATGTGAAAAAAATGCAAACAGAATTGAAAATGATTATTTATGTGGATTTATTTTAAAAGCAAGTTCACCTACATGTGGAATGGAAAGAGTAAAGGTTTATAAAGAAATAAATGCCCCAAGTGAGAAAAAAGGTGTTGGAAGATTTGCTGCTTTAATAAAAGAAAAGTACCCATACCTTCCAGTAGAAGAAGAGGGAAGACTTAAAGATGCTTGGCTTAGAGAAAACTTTTTAATGCAAATATTTGCATATAGAAACTTGCATGAGTTTATAGATAGTAAACCTACTTTTAAAGATTTAGTACAGTTTCACACTGATTATAAATATCTTATTTATTCAAAATCAACAGAAGCCTATAAAGAACTTGGAAATATAGTTGCAAATCATGATAAAAAAGATGTTGAGGATATTTTAGAAGATTATAAATTAGCTTTTTTAAAAGCTATAAATGAAAAAGGGAATATTAAAAAAACATATAATGTACTTTTACATATTTTTGGATATTTCAAAAAACTTATTTCTAAAGAAGAAAAAGAAGAGATTTTAGAATCTATTGAAGATTATAAATCTAAACTTATTCCTTTAATTGCTGTAATTAAAATCATAAATGTATATACAAGAAGATTTGATGTGCAGTACTTAAAAACACAAAAATTCTTAAACCCATATCCAAAAGAGTTAGCTTTAAGATCTGATGTTAAGGCTTATAAATAA
- the hrpB gene encoding ATP-dependent helicase HrpB: protein MTNFSINEVIPQIKEVLQNKSNLIIEAPAGAGKSTIVPISLLKESWLEDKIIIVLEPRRVAAIAVASQMARLLGEQVGQTVGYQIKLDSKKSSKTKVLVVTEGILTRMIQSDQALEKCACVIFDEFHERSINTDLGLALCLQAQELLREDLKIVLMSATLQAKELQETLCNFELIKSDGRMFEVKDIYLPLDIKHPSIKDLDKLLESIVLKALKENEGDVLVFLAGFKEINNLKKLLELSLKEDILISPLHSNLSKEEQNIAINKNEKRKVILSTNIAQTSLTIEGVKVVIDSGLEKISRYDFTTGMDHLEYSFICEDSAIQRAGRAGRLSKGLCYKLWHQKRILNPSSTPEILRVDLSSFLLDTSLWGVQDLEELTLLDRPKKEFENSSKELLKSLELLDEKGNITSLGEDVLNLGIHPRLGFMILKANEVGFAKQSCITASLLIENDILKTDSKDFMRRFEAVYEQTNLNNINLNRLNIVKKQADMFFTRLNKIKEIKREKSFDKNLLGVILLFAYPDRLAKKRVSSDNTYALSNKKAAIISDENLQRNEYLVAVNISAKQTNSYINQALAIDFKLLDKYLKNHFTTSIESINKDNFELYEVLKFEQLVISYKKASSISKEEYINAILDFIKTKGVKQTLNFDKKALSLQNRINFYNKAKKQNYKCDLDLMDFSDEYLSSSVEIWLKPFLNNIKKFEDLQKLDIYTILLSNINYEVFQSFDKEVPTHINVPSGSKIKIDYSDSSCAVLAVKIQEVFSLHQTPKVLNNQIPLTIHLLTPAQRPIQITQDLRSFWDNSYEEVRKELRGKYKKHYWPENPYDAVPTNRVKKNM, encoded by the coding sequence ATGACAAACTTTTCAATAAACGAAGTAATACCTCAAATAAAAGAGGTATTACAAAATAAATCAAATCTAATAATTGAAGCTCCTGCTGGAGCTGGTAAAAGTACTATAGTTCCTATTAGCTTACTAAAAGAATCATGGCTTGAAGATAAAATAATTATTGTTTTAGAACCAAGAAGAGTAGCAGCTATTGCTGTTGCATCTCAAATGGCAAGACTTTTAGGTGAACAAGTAGGGCAAACAGTAGGTTATCAAATAAAACTAGATAGTAAAAAAAGTAGTAAGACAAAAGTTTTAGTTGTAACTGAGGGAATTCTAACAAGAATGATACAGTCTGATCAAGCTTTAGAAAAGTGTGCTTGTGTGATTTTTGATGAGTTTCATGAAAGAAGTATTAATACTGATTTAGGCCTTGCTTTATGCTTACAAGCTCAAGAGCTATTAAGGGAAGATTTAAAAATAGTTTTAATGTCAGCAACACTACAAGCAAAAGAACTTCAAGAAACTTTATGTAATTTTGAACTTATAAAAAGTGATGGACGAATGTTTGAGGTTAAAGATATATATTTACCTTTAGATATAAAACATCCCTCAATAAAAGATTTAGACAAACTTTTAGAAAGCATTGTATTAAAAGCATTGAAGGAAAATGAAGGAGATGTTTTAGTTTTTCTTGCAGGTTTTAAAGAAATAAATAATCTAAAAAAACTATTAGAACTTAGTTTAAAAGAAGATATTTTAATATCACCCCTTCACTCAAACCTATCAAAAGAAGAACAAAACATAGCAATAAATAAAAATGAAAAAAGAAAAGTTATATTATCTACAAATATTGCTCAAACTTCTCTAACAATTGAGGGTGTTAAAGTTGTAATTGACTCAGGTTTAGAGAAGATTTCAAGATATGACTTTACAACTGGAATGGATCATTTAGAATACTCTTTTATTTGTGAAGATAGTGCAATTCAAAGAGCTGGAAGAGCTGGTAGATTAAGTAAAGGGCTTTGTTATAAACTTTGGCATCAAAAAAGAATATTAAATCCAAGTTCAACACCTGAAATTTTAAGAGTTGATTTAAGTTCATTTTTATTAGATACATCACTTTGGGGTGTACAAGACTTAGAAGAGTTAACCTTACTTGACAGACCTAAAAAAGAGTTTGAAAATAGTTCAAAAGAACTACTTAAAAGTTTGGAACTTCTTGATGAAAAAGGAAATATCACTTCTTTAGGTGAAGATGTTTTAAATTTAGGTATTCATCCAAGGCTAGGTTTTATGATATTAAAAGCAAATGAAGTTGGTTTTGCAAAGCAATCTTGTATAACAGCTTCCTTATTAATAGAAAATGATATTCTAAAAACTGATTCTAAAGATTTTATGAGAAGATTTGAAGCTGTATATGAACAAACAAACTTAAATAATATAAATCTAAATAGACTAAATATTGTAAAAAAACAAGCAGATATGTTTTTTACAAGGCTTAATAAAATAAAAGAAATAAAAAGAGAAAAGAGCTTTGACAAAAACCTTTTAGGTGTAATATTACTTTTTGCATATCCTGATAGGTTGGCTAAAAAAAGAGTAAGTTCAGATAATACTTATGCTTTAAGTAACAAAAAAGCTGCAATTATAAGTGATGAAAACCTTCAAAGAAATGAGTATTTAGTAGCTGTAAATATAAGTGCAAAACAAACGAACTCTTATATTAATCAAGCTTTAGCTATTGATTTTAAGCTCTTAGATAAGTATTTAAAAAATCATTTTACCACTTCTATTGAATCTATAAATAAAGATAATTTTGAGTTGTATGAAGTTTTGAAGTTTGAACAGCTTGTTATTTCTTACAAAAAGGCAAGTTCTATTTCAAAAGAAGAGTATATAAATGCCATTTTAGATTTTATTAAAACAAAAGGTGTAAAACAAACTTTGAATTTTGATAAAAAAGCATTAAGTCTTCAAAACAGAATAAACTTTTATAACAAAGCAAAAAAACAAAACTATAAATGTGATTTAGACTTAATGGATTTTTCTGATGAGTATTTAAGTAGTAGTGTTGAAATATGGCTGAAACCATTTTTAAACAATATTAAGAAGTTTGAAGACTTGCAAAAACTTGATATTTATACAATACTTTTATCAAATATAAATTATGAAGTTTTTCAAAGTTTTGATAAAGAAGTGCCTACACACATAAATGTACCAAGTGGATCAAAAATAAAAATAGATTATTCAGATTCTTCATGTGCTGTTTTAGCAGTAAAAATACAAGAAGTTTTTTCACTACATCAAACGCCTAAGGTTTTAAATAATCAAATACCTTTAACAATACATCTTTTAACTCCAGCACAAAGACCAATACAAATAACACAAGACTTAAGAAGTTTTTGGGATAACTCTTATGAAGAGGTAAGAAAAGAGCTAAGAGGAAAATACAAAAAACATTATTGGCCCGAAAATCCCTATGATGCTGTGCCTACAAATAGAGTAAAGAAGAATATGTAG
- a CDS encoding Na/Pi cotransporter family protein — protein MAKRILYPLILALLAYVLFSNDDAKVIIAGIAIFLIGMVFMEDGFKLFSGGILEKVIQKSTNSIPKAIGTGFLSTSIVQSSSLVSIIVISFLSAGLISLSGAIGIVFGSNIGTTTTAWIVSSFGVKIKISAYAMPMIIFGVLFRFSASNSLKGFGNVLLGLGFVFLGISYMKDGFETLKAGLDLSQFAMEGYLGVIVYIALGAIATIVIQSSSATMALIITALATGQIVYLNALELAIGANIGTTVTAVIAALASNSNGKRLAVAHFIFNITTGIIAILFLYQLADFVDFLASKISIAADDYTMKLALFHTVFNIIGVIVVSPFTYKLEKYLKGLFRNEKSSKSKPRYLDNGLLKIPDAALIGVKKEIFHLYDNAQEVLSHGIYLHRHNYRSVDIKTLSEVVEKSNLDINTDVNLFYTNKIKSLYGEIVKFSAYAQESMDDNDKQRIYDLKLAARNIVESTKDIRDLHKNLTIYLKSKNSFIKEEYNKIRLNLVTILKTIDDIRNEKDDIEVLSSLEVLKDNLKQLDILRNERIDELIREDKIDKKMATSLINDTTFAHDISKNIINAMSILLIENKDIQELGEEL, from the coding sequence ATGGCAAAGCGAATTTTATATCCTTTGATTTTGGCACTTTTAGCTTATGTGCTTTTTTCAAATGATGATGCAAAAGTGATTATTGCAGGTATTGCAATATTTTTAATTGGTATGGTTTTTATGGAAGATGGCTTTAAGCTATTTAGTGGAGGTATCCTAGAAAAAGTGATACAAAAAAGTACAAATAGTATTCCTAAAGCAATAGGAACAGGTTTTTTATCAACTTCCATAGTTCAAAGTTCTTCTTTAGTTTCTATTATTGTAATTTCTTTTTTAAGTGCAGGACTTATTAGTTTAAGTGGTGCTATAGGAATTGTATTTGGTTCAAACATAGGTACAACTACAACAGCTTGGATAGTATCAAGTTTTGGTGTAAAGATAAAGATTTCAGCTTATGCGATGCCTATGATTATTTTTGGTGTTTTATTTAGATTTTCTGCTTCTAATAGTTTAAAAGGTTTTGGGAATGTACTTTTAGGTTTAGGTTTTGTTTTCTTAGGAATCTCATATATGAAAGATGGTTTTGAAACACTAAAAGCTGGACTTGATTTATCTCAGTTTGCAATGGAGGGTTATTTAGGAGTTATAGTTTATATTGCATTAGGAGCAATTGCAACTATTGTAATACAATCAAGTAGTGCAACAATGGCACTTATTATAACAGCACTTGCAACTGGACAAATTGTATATTTAAATGCCTTAGAATTAGCAATTGGTGCGAATATTGGTACAACTGTTACAGCTGTTATTGCAGCACTTGCTTCAAATTCAAATGGAAAAAGACTAGCAGTTGCTCACTTTATTTTTAATATAACCACCGGAATAATTGCAATACTTTTCTTATATCAATTAGCTGATTTCGTTGATTTCTTGGCAAGTAAGATTTCAATTGCAGCTGATGATTACACTATGAAATTAGCACTATTTCATACTGTGTTTAATATAATTGGAGTGATAGTCGTCTCTCCTTTTACTTATAAATTAGAAAAGTATTTAAAAGGTTTATTTAGAAATGAAAAAAGTTCAAAATCAAAACCAAGATATCTTGATAATGGATTATTGAAAATTCCTGATGCTGCTTTAATTGGGGTTAAAAAAGAGATTTTCCATCTTTATGATAATGCACAAGAAGTATTGTCTCATGGAATATATTTACACAGACATAACTATAGAAGTGTAGATATAAAAACACTGAGTGAAGTTGTAGAAAAATCAAATCTAGATATAAATACAGATGTAAATCTTTTTTATACAAATAAAATTAAAAGTTTATATGGTGAGATAGTTAAGTTTTCAGCTTATGCTCAAGAAAGCATGGATGATAATGACAAACAAAGAATCTATGATTTAAAACTTGCAGCAAGAAATATAGTAGAATCTACTAAAGACATTAGAGACTTACATAAGAATTTGACTATTTATTTAAAGTCGAAAAATAGTTTTATAAAAGAAGAGTACAATAAAATAAGATTAAATTTAGTTACAATTTTAAAAACTATTGATGATATTAGAAATGAAAAAGATGATATTGAAGTTTTATCTTCTTTAGAAGTTTTAAAAGATAATCTAAAACAGTTAGATATTTTGAGAAATGAAAGAATTGATGAGTTAATTAGAGAAGATAAAATAGATAAAAAAATGGCAACATCTTTAATCAATGACACAACATTTGCCCATGATATTTCAAAAAATATAATTAATGCAATGTCAATTTTATTAATTGAGAATAAAGATATTCAAGAGTTAGGAGAAGAACTATGA
- a CDS encoding substrate-binding domain-containing protein, whose translation MILKKLMIFIILCLLPLSISAKEYTIGFAQDTLKNDWRLAQIEELKDEAKKHPNLKLIIKSANAKVSKQIRDIEIFIEQEVDFIITSPIEANITSLALKKAIDKGIKVILLSRTVNSDNYTTFISPDNEKIGEEAAKHLVDTLDKKGVILELQGIKTATSTIKRSAGFNKIIKQYPNIKVIRKNANFLRANAITVMQELYKKDIKFDAIFSHSDSMLEGVRKVMRKYKKDLTIPMIGIDYIKASQSAILSGEQSATFVYQTSAKEGVQAIVDIINNKAVKKNITLDTLKVTKDNVSKIQPIF comes from the coding sequence GTGATTCTAAAAAAATTAATGATATTTATTATTCTGTGTTTACTTCCCTTAAGTATTTCTGCAAAAGAGTATACAATAGGATTTGCACAAGACACCCTAAAAAATGACTGGAGACTAGCTCAAATTGAAGAGCTAAAAGATGAAGCAAAAAAACATCCAAATCTAAAGCTTATTATAAAAAGTGCAAATGCAAAAGTTTCTAAACAAATAAGAGATATTGAAATTTTTATAGAACAAGAAGTAGATTTTATTATTACAAGTCCTATTGAAGCAAATATCACAAGTTTAGCTTTAAAAAAAGCAATTGATAAAGGTATAAAGGTTATTTTACTAAGCAGAACTGTAAATAGTGATAATTACACTACTTTCATATCTCCTGATAATGAAAAAATAGGAGAAGAAGCAGCAAAACATCTAGTAGATACTTTAGATAAAAAAGGGGTAATTCTAGAACTTCAAGGAATAAAAACAGCCACATCAACTATCAAAAGAAGTGCTGGATTTAATAAAATAATAAAACAATACCCTAATATAAAAGTAATTAGAAAAAATGCAAACTTTTTAAGAGCAAATGCTATAACTGTTATGCAAGAGCTATATAAAAAAGACATAAAATTTGATGCCATTTTTTCCCATAGTGATAGTATGTTAGAGGGTGTTAGAAAAGTAATGAGAAAATATAAAAAAGATTTGACTATTCCAATGATAGGAATTGACTATATAAAAGCTTCACAAAGTGCCATATTAAGTGGTGAGCAAAGTGCAACTTTTGTTTATCAAACATCAGCTAAAGAAGGTGTTCAAGCAATTGTAGATATAATAAATAACAAAGCTGTCAAAAAAAACATTACACTAGATACTTTAAAAGTTACGAAAGATAATGTAAGTAAAATTCAACCCATTTTTTAA
- a CDS encoding EAL domain-containing protein — MLRNKLFILIISISSLSLILSGIVYYKNMNSIFEDQAILSIKHDKKIFNSYLKEKKEQIKNLSFGVANNENTKLSLNLISNYQDPKNYSKETFDYEKQRLLELSSQWVSLKEGISLSLYDKNRSLVITNSELEGKRNKGYLSYENQKAIFVDLIDKKNQSFPKLKDINNFKKNSFTFVQKENSIVSVYLKEVYLGEKLVGYLKVCFNIDSSFLNTLKENFMNNVIFQLDNQKYIFVDNLNKKAFNSIKDSKDYLIKKSKITDGKTSIYLVNILNKETINKKIRKTIETIILIWFMILSITIFLSYIFTKKYILNPIENLQKIIENIKKNTKLSSLKTNKKTKDEIKNISNDFKQLSTALDKNIAFLNSYQSIMDEAAIVSKSDLKGKITYVNDNFVTISGYTREESIGSPHSLIRHPDTPKEVFEDLWNTIQNKKIWKGTLKNKRKDGSYYWVNLIIRPLLDENDNITKYIAFRYDITELIEQRETIKKAANTDKLTGLCNRSKLINDIKKFDMPALSFFNVDSFRQVNDFYGHLFGDRLIIELASFLQEEFINNKNIRIYRTQADEFALLSNLSSSFEKESFFGEVYKLNRKINNNLFKIENEDLNLNITSSISYENKDKLLPTANMALKHAKKNAVDLLVYKDDYSLDKMYENNIKWTKKLKIAISEDKIVPFFQPIINNKTKKIEKYESLVRLIDEDDKVISPFFFLEISKKTKHYGTITKTVIKKSFEKFKDSDYEFSINLTIEDILNEDIQSYIFFMLEKYQIGQKVVFEIVESESIENFAEVSKFISEVKKYGVKIAIDDFGTGYSNFEYLLKLKADFVKIDGSMIKDIHKNEDSRAVVSVIVDFAKKMNMKTIAEFVENKEILDVLYELDIDYSQGYHFSAPKKDID; from the coding sequence TTGTTAAGAAATAAACTATTTATTCTAATTATTTCAATTTCATCTCTTAGTTTAATACTAAGTGGTATTGTTTACTATAAAAATATGAACTCTATATTTGAAGATCAAGCAATACTTAGCATAAAACATGATAAAAAAATATTTAATTCCTACCTAAAAGAAAAAAAAGAACAAATAAAAAACTTGTCATTTGGTGTAGCAAATAATGAAAACACAAAACTATCTCTAAATTTAATATCAAATTATCAAGACCCAAAAAACTACTCTAAAGAAACTTTTGATTATGAAAAACAAAGACTACTTGAACTCTCATCTCAATGGGTAAGTTTAAAAGAAGGTATATCACTAAGTCTTTATGATAAAAATAGAAGTTTAGTTATTACAAATTCAGAACTTGAAGGAAAAAGAAATAAAGGTTATTTGTCTTATGAAAATCAAAAAGCAATATTTGTTGACTTGATAGATAAAAAAAACCAAAGCTTTCCCAAGTTAAAAGATATAAATAACTTTAAGAAAAACTCTTTTACTTTTGTGCAAAAAGAAAATAGCATTGTAAGTGTATATTTAAAAGAGGTTTACTTAGGAGAAAAACTTGTTGGATACCTAAAGGTATGTTTTAATATTGACTCGTCATTTTTAAATACTTTAAAAGAAAACTTTATGAATAATGTGATTTTTCAACTTGACAATCAAAAATATATTTTTGTTGACAACTTAAATAAAAAGGCTTTTAATTCAATAAAAGACTCAAAAGACTATTTAATAAAAAAATCTAAAATAACTGATGGAAAAACCTCTATTTACTTAGTAAATATTTTAAATAAAGAGACTATAAATAAAAAAATTCGAAAGACTATTGAAACAATTATTTTAATTTGGTTTATGATTTTAAGTATAACTATTTTTCTATCTTATATTTTTACAAAAAAATATATACTAAATCCAATAGAGAACCTACAAAAAATTATTGAAAACATAAAAAAGAATACTAAACTTTCCAGTTTAAAAACAAATAAAAAAACTAAAGATGAAATAAAAAATATTAGTAATGACTTCAAACAATTATCAACAGCCTTAGATAAAAATATTGCTTTTTTAAATAGTTATCAATCAATTATGGATGAAGCAGCAATAGTAAGTAAATCTGACTTAAAAGGTAAAATAACATATGTAAATGATAACTTTGTCACAATATCAGGATATACAAGAGAAGAATCAATAGGCTCTCCTCATAGCCTAATAAGACATCCAGATACTCCAAAAGAAGTATTTGAAGATTTATGGAATACTATACAAAATAAAAAAATTTGGAAAGGTACACTAAAAAATAAAAGAAAAGATGGCTCATACTATTGGGTAAATCTTATTATTCGTCCTCTTTTAGATGAAAATGACAATATCACTAAATATATTGCTTTTAGATATGATATTACTGAACTAATTGAGCAAAGAGAAACAATTAAAAAAGCAGCGAATACTGATAAATTAACAGGTCTTTGTAATAGATCAAAACTAATAAATGATATAAAAAAGTTTGACATGCCTGCTTTATCTTTTTTTAATGTTGATAGTTTTAGACAAGTAAATGATTTTTACGGACATCTATTTGGTGATAGACTAATTATAGAACTTGCTTCATTTTTACAAGAAGAGTTTATAAACAATAAAAATATTAGAATTTATAGAACTCAAGCAGATGAATTTGCTCTACTTTCAAATTTAAGTAGTAGTTTTGAAAAAGAATCATTTTTTGGAGAAGTATACAAACTAAATAGAAAAATCAATAATAACCTATTTAAAATTGAAAATGAAGACTTAAATTTAAATATAACATCATCAATTTCATATGAAAATAAAGACAAACTTTTACCAACAGCTAATATGGCTTTAAAACATGCAAAGAAAAATGCTGTTGATTTACTTGTATATAAAGATGATTATAGCTTAGATAAAATGTATGAAAACAATATCAAATGGACAAAAAAACTAAAAATAGCTATAAGTGAAGATAAAATAGTTCCATTTTTTCAGCCAATAATAAATAACAAAACAAAAAAGATTGAGAAATATGAATCTTTAGTTAGATTAATTGATGAAGATGACAAGGTAATATCTCCATTTTTCTTTTTAGAAATATCAAAGAAGACTAAGCATTATGGGACTATTACAAAAACTGTAATCAAAAAAAGTTTTGAAAAGTTTAAAGATAGTGATTATGAATTTTCTATAAATCTAACAATTGAAGATATTTTAAATGAAGATATTCAATCATATATTTTCTTCATGCTTGAAAAGTATCAAATTGGGCAAAAAGTAGTGTTTGAGATTGTTGAATCTGAATCAATTGAAAATTTTGCAGAGGTATCTAAGTTTATTTCAGAAGTTAAGAAGTATGGAGTAAAGATAGCTATTGATGATTTTGGAACAGGTTATTCTAACTTTGAATACCTACTAAAATTAAAAGCAGACTTCGTCAAAATCGATGGATCTATGATAAAAGATATTCATAAAAACGAAGACTCTCGGGCAGTTGTTTCTGTAATTGTTGATTTTGCAAAAAAGATGAATATGAAAACAATTGCAGAGTTTGTTGAGAATAAAGAGATACTAGATGTACTATATGAATTAGATATTGACTATTCTCAAGGCTATCATTTTAGTGCACCTAAAAAAGATATTGACTAA